A portion of the Salmo trutta chromosome 1, fSalTru1.1, whole genome shotgun sequence genome contains these proteins:
- the LOC115193436 gene encoding interferon alpha-6-like: MAIQTITWMSAFLCLVQVFSMPMPCHLQGQLVRTTHNLLRAMGGHFPMECLQDNVFMEFPATAFATSGGPQLSSSGAKAIYETLKNIDTLFGTDELPTMWDQQKLEYFQNIVYRQIEESKCMMSSVNTSDYPIRAEGLKTYFGNIAAVLKEKNSSYCAWEVVRKELLYTLEFILKHNSDSLLWSNRT; the protein is encoded by the exons ATGGCAATTCAGACTATCACTTGGATGAGCGCCTTCCTCTGCCTGGTGCAAGTTTTCTCCATGCCCATGCCTTGCCATCTACAAGGACAGCTGGTGCGAACAACCCACAACCTACTGAGAGCCAtg GGGGGTCATTTTCCTATGGAGTGCCTGCAGGACAATGTCTTCATGGAATTCCCAGCCACGGCATTTGCAACCTCCGGAGGGCCACAG TTGAGCAGCAGTGGTGCTAAGGCTATTTATGAGACATTGAAGAATATCGACACATTGTTTGGAACTGACGAACTGCCGACAATGTGGGACCAACAGAAGTTGGAGTATTTTCAGAACATTGTCTACCGTCAGATTGAAGAGAGCAAATGT ATGATGAGCAGTGTGAATACAAGTGATTATCCCATCAGGGCAGAGGGCCTGAAGACGTACTTTGGGAACATTGCAGCAGTCCTAAAAGAAAAG AATTCCAGTTACTGCGCCTGGGAAGTGGTCCGAAAAGAACTCCTGTACACCCTAGAATTCATCCTGAAACACAACTCTGATAGCCTTCTGTGGTCCAACAGAACATGA